Sequence from the Arthrobacter pigmenti genome:
TCAACTACGCGCTGAAGCGGGACCTCAGTCCGGGTGATCCGGTCTCGTGTTGATGTGGTGGGGGACGCAGAGTCACATGTGCAGCATGCCGGGCTGCTCCCGGTAAGGCCGCGCGCTAGTCAGCATGCTTACCTTTCACTAGGCTGGATCTTGAGCGTTACGAAGCAAACGGACTGGAGGGTACTCATTCCAATACCAGCAGGAAGGGTGAGCATCACCGCGCAGGCGGTGATGCGGCTTGTGCTGTGTGTTTCGCTGTTGGTTGCGTTCACGACTTCTGCCGCTGCCGCACTGTGCCTGCAGACGGAGCAGCACACTCCTGGCGTCATGACCGGCAGCGGTATGGCCATGGATTCGTCGGCTCCTGGCAGCGGCAGCGAAGGAATGTTCATGTCGGCAGGATCTGAGGGGTCCTCGTCGACGCATGCGTGCTGTCACCAGCAGGCCAGCACTCCTGACCCGGTTACCCCGCCGCAACGCGCGGTGCCGACTGAACCAACGGCCGTGTTCTCCTTGGCAGTCATGCAGCTTCCTGCTGAGCACGGGCAACCACCGGGATTGTTCGATCCGGCGCTGGAAAAACGTGACCACCTCGCCCCGTCACTGACAGCCCTCTCGATCAGTCGCACATAAATCCTCCTCGCGCACGCATACCCCTTTTTCTTTGCGTGTCGCTTCCACTTGTTCACCCGGCCAACACTGGCTGGTTGTGTTTGCCGCGAGGCATCACTTACAGAACGAACAAATGCAGCTCGGCGTTTGATCGGCTGCACCCCAAATCGAGGAGAAACCAATGACACACCACGTGACGTCCATGCTTGACACCTACCCCAAGGACCTCGGAGGAATGGACAAGCAAAAGCTCGCCGAGTGCATCGAGGTGTGCTTCGAGTGCGCCCAGACCTGCACCGCCTGCGCGGACGCGTGCCTGAGCGAAGACATGGTCGCGGAACTGACCAAGTGCATCCGGACCAACCTGGACTGCGCTGATATCTGCGGAACCACCGGCAAGATCCTGTCCCGTCATACCGGGTACGACGCAAACCTCACCCGCGCGGTGCTGGAGGCCTGCCGCGTCGCGTGTAAGGCCTGCGGCGACGAGTGTGAAGAGCACGCCGGGATGCACGACCACTGCCGGATCTGTGCAGAGGCGTGCCGCCGTTGTGAGAAGGCCTGCGCGGAACTGCTGTCCTCACTCGGCTAGAGCCTTCCCTGCCTTTCGTTACTGGAAGGCAGGGAAACCTGTGGCCATCGCCGCGGAGAATCTTCGGTAGCCCTGGGCGCGCAGCACCGGCCTGGGGCGCCAGGCCGGTGCTGCTCGCTACTTACGAATCTGCAGTATTCAAGATCTGCGCTGGAGCATTAATGAACAAAAGGAGGAGTCCGGTGTCGAACACGGAAAACAAGCAGTCCCATGAGCAAGGCCAGGATGAGCAGAAGTCCCACCAGATGCGGAACATGTACCTGCGATTCGGGGCGATGATCCTGACCGCCATGGTGGTGATGTACTTCGTCATGTTCATCGGCTCCTATGAGTGGAGCCATGTGCGCTGGAGCGAGAGCCGCATGTTCATGGCGCTCACGATGGGTGGCACGATGGGGCTGATCATGCTGGCTTGGATGCTGAACATGTACAAGAACACGAAGGCGAATGTGGCCCTGGTAGTAGCCAGTCTTCTGCTGCTCGGCGGCGGGGCTTTCCTTGACCGCAGCCAGACCACCGTGCAGGACCAGGCTTTCATGAGCGCGATGATCCCGCACCATTCGCTAGCCATCACCCGGTCTGAGCGTTCCGAGCTGGCCGACGTGCGGGTCTGTCAGCTCGCGGTTGAAATCAGTGAGGCCCAGCGTCGGGAGATCTTCGAGATGGACTGGTTGATCGAGGACATCGAGCAGAACGGTATCGCCGCAACCGCCCAGGAAGCGGAAGACCGTCCGGTCCCCGAATATGAGGAGGCTGCAGAGCGCGAGTGCGCCGGAGGGTAAACTGCACAACGCACACCACCGGGGTGAATTCGGCGACTCTCCAGCAGCAGGTCAATCAGTAGCCCCTCCCGCGCCGCCGGCGGACCACATCTCAAGCGAGGGAAGCAGCAATCCTGACTTATACCCCCGGGGGGTATAAGTTTACGGGTACCGGAGCGGGAAGTCCGAGCCCATCAGTGGCCGCTTACTCCTTGAAGGTCCCTCAGGCGGCTGTGGGCGGCGTGAATGACCACCGGTTCCAGCCGCCGCTGATTCTCGAAAAACCAGTCCCCTTTTGTTTGGAGATCACCATGTGCGGAACTTCTTCTTCCGATCTGACCCTGACTGATAAGTTCGCTGCGGGTGCGCCTGCTGCGCACCTCAGGAAAGCGCGGCCCCGTCCGTTGTCGCAACCGCCGGCGGTGTTAGCGCCAGTTTCGCCGTGACCGGGCTGACGTGCGGGTCTTGCGCCTCCCGGGTTACCTCAGCCGTCGGCGCTCTTGATGAGGTCAAGGACGTCCAGATTGATTTCGTGTCGGGTGGGGCCTCAACGGTCACCGTCCTCAGCAGCCAGCCGGTTCCTTCCGCAGGGGTACGTTCCGCTGTGGAGCAGGGCAGGCTATCAACTCACTAACGCCTGACTTTTCCAGGTCCGGGACGTAAGCCCCGTGTGACCGAAGGAGAATTCCCATGAAACACCAGACGCACACCGGGCCCGTGACCGGTGATCACGACACCCACGGCCAGGCCATGCCCACGCAGGAACCGGCCTCCGCGTTGGACACCGACCAGCATGGGGGCCATGGCACCCACGCCGGGCACGCGGATGCTGACCATGAAGTGCATACGCACGGTCAGCATGCCGGGCATTCCACCGCGATGTTTAAGAACAGGTTTTGGATCAGCCTGGTCCTGACTGTCCCGGTGGTCCTGTTCAGCCACATGTTCGCCATGATCGTCGGCTATACACCGCCGGAGTTCCCCGGCTCCATGTGGGTCTCCCCGGTCCTGGGCACGGTCATCTTCATCTATGGCGGCGCCCCGTTCCTCAAGGGCGGCCTCACGGAGCTGAAGTCCCGGCAACCCGGGATGATGCTGCTGATCGCGATGGCTATCAGTGTCGCGTTCATCGCTTCCTGGATTACGACCTTGGGAGTCGGGAATTTCAACCTCGATTTTTGGTGGGAACTGGCCCTGCTGGTTGTCATCATGTTGCTGGGCCACTGGATGGAAATGCGGGCACTCGGATCCGCGGCCGGTGCCCTTGACGCGCTGGCAGCACTCCTGCCCGACGAGGCCGACAAGGTCACCGAGTCGGGCATCGAAACAGTCCCCATCAGCTCACTGGCTACGGGCGATGTTGTCCTCGTCCGCTCGGGTGCCCGGGTCCCGGTCGACGGGAACATCGTCGACGGCACTGCGGAGTTCGACGAATCCATGATCACCGGTGAATCACGTACCGTCTCGCGCACCATCGGAGAAACTGTGGTCGCCGGAACGGTCGCGACCGATAACGCGGTACGGGTGAAAGTCGCGGCTGTGGGCTCCGACACCACCCTGGCGGGTATTCAACGGCTGGTCGCAGAGGCGCAGGCCTCCTCATCGAAGGCGCAGGCCCTTGCGGACCGTGCGGCGGCCCTGTTGTTCTACTTCGCCCTGGGCGCGGGCATTCTCACCTTCATCGCCTGGCTGCTGCTGGGCAGCCCGGATGGCGCGGTGATCCGGACCGTCACGGTGCTGGTCATTGCCTGCCCGCATGCCCTCGGCCTGGCGATCCCGCTGGTGATTGCCATTTCCACCGAACGCGCAGCAAAGAGCGGGGTGTTGATCAAGAACCGTATGGCGCTTGAGCGGATGCGGACCATCGATGTGGTCCTGTTCGACAAGACCGGTACCCTCACCGAAGGCCGCCACGCCGTCACCGCGACCATCACAACCGGCGGTGTCAGCGATGCGGAGATGCTGGCCCTGGCTGCAGCGGTCGAATCCGATAGTGAGCACCCGGTCGCTCGGGCTATCGTCCACGCTGCCACCAACCATCAGGAAGCCAGTGCGTACGGGTACCGCGGTACCGGGTTTTCCTCCATGACCGGTCGCGGGGTCCGGGCAACCGTGAACGGCTCCAAGATCGCCGTCGGCGGCCCGAACCTGCTCAAAGAACTAAACCTGGAAACCCCGGCAGAAATGACCGGCACCATCCAGGAATGGGTGGGCCGCGGCGCCTCGGTGCTGCACGTGGTCCGCGACGGTGCGATCATCGGTGCCGTCCGTTTGGAGGACCGGGTTCGGGATGAGTCCCGGTCAGCGGTGAAAGCCCTGCAGGAGCGCGGGGTGAAAGTCGCAATGATCACCGGTGACGCACGCCAGGTCGCCGACGCCGTCGGCGCTGAGCTGGGTATCGACGAGGTCTTCGCCGATGTACTGCCGCAGGACAAGGACTCCAAGGTCGCCGAACTGCAATCCCGCGGGCTGAAGGTGGCGATGGTCGGCGACGGCGTGAACGACGCCCCCGCACTGGCCCGCTCCGAAGTCGGCATCGCTATCGGAGCCGGGACCGACGTCGCGATGGAATCCGCCGGCGTCGTGCTGGCAGGAAACGATCCGCGCTCGGTGCTGGCGATGATCGACCTGTCACGGGCCAGCTACCGCAAGATGATCCAGAACCTCGTCTGGGCCACCGGCTACAACGTCCTCGCCGTCCCGTTGGCAGCAGGCGTACTCGCGTTCGCCGGCTTCGTGCTCTCACCCGCAGCAGGAGCGGTGCTGATGAGCGTGTCCACCATCGTGGTCGCCCTCAACGCGCAGCTACTGCGCCGGATCGACCTCAGCCCGGAACGGATCACCGCCTAGGAACGTACCTACTATGGGACGGTCGGTGTCCTCCTCACAGAGGTGGGGAGGACACCGACCTTGATCGGGACGCTGAAAGCACCACGATGAACGGAAAGGCGCGGCGATGACCGGCAGGACCAGGACCAGGAACCTCCTGGCCCTGCCGCGCGCCGTCTTCACGATGCTGGGCCTGACCGCCGTCATCATCGGCATCCTTGCCATGCACATCTGGATGGGCGGCCACGGTCCCACCGCAACCCACGGATCACACCCCACCACCGGCCCCGTCATAGCGAGCCACCAGGCCATGGCCGCAGCTGATAATGGCACACATACCGGAACTGCAGCTGAAACCCACAAGGCGATACCGGCTGTCCATCCCGGCGGCACCGTGGACCTGGATCAGGGTTGTGTCGGTTCCTGCGGGGATGAAGGTATGGCCCTGGGTATGTGCATGCTGGCCCTTATCGTCGTGACCGTCCTGGCATTCCTGCTACCTGCGTACAGGGAAGTTTCCGGCACCGCAGTCCTGCGTGGTCCACCAACAATGAGCTTGCGGGCGCTATCGATTCCTGTTCCTTCACTGATCCGACTCTGTATCAGCCGTACCTGATCCGCGGCATGCCGCCACCACCTTGCCCGAGTGTATTGAGCGGGATGACGTGTGCGCGGCGATGAGGTGAGCCCCGAAAAGGACGGGCACACCAACAGAATTCCCCGACATCATTGAGAAGGATCAGATCAACCATGAAGCGTTACCTTTCCCGGCCAGCACTGAGCATCGCTGCGGTTATCACCCTTGCCGCATGCGGAGCTGACGCTGAAACCGCTGCACCAGTAGGGGACCCCACGGCCTCCACCCCGGCAGCGACGACAACCACCGCCGAACCCAGCACGGACGTTTCCGAGGAGCACAACGATGCTGATGTGATGTTCGCGCAGATGATGATCCCGCATCACCAGCAGGCGGTGGAAATGAGCGAAATCATCCTCGCCAAGGAAAACATCAACCCCGAAGTGACCGAACTGGCCACCCAAATCAAGGACGCCCAAGGCCCCGAGATTGAAACCATGACCGGTTGGCTCGAAGCTTGGGGCGAACCCGTTGGCGGCATGGAAAGTCACGACATGGGCTCCATGGGTGGCGGTATGGACGGCATGATGAGCGAGGACCAGATGGCCGGACTCGAAGCCGCCGAAGGCGAGGAAGCGGCCCGGATGTTCCTTGAATTCATGACCGAACACCACAACGGCGCTGTCGACATGGCACAGGAAGAGATCGACGACGGCGAAAACCCCGAAGCCATCGCCCTCGCCGAGACCATCGTGGAAACCCAGCAGGCAGAAATCCAGGAAATGGAAGAACTGCTAGCCGAACTCTAAAACCGGCACCAGTACTCCCAGGGAGGGCCAGGTAACTGGCCCTCCCGCCCCCCTCCTGGCTTCTACTTTCACCTCAAGGATTCCGACTATGTCCCGCCCATATCCTCACTTCACACACCCCGAAACCGTCAGGACGAAGGCCCTCGCTGCCGGAGCAGCCGGCGCACTTCTTCTGACCTCCTGCTCACCACCTGCGGCGCCGCCCACCGAAGCTCCCACCGCAACCAGTTACCCGAGCGGTCATATCCACGGTATGAGCGTCGACCCCGCCACCAACCAAGTGCTTCTGGCTACCCACGACGGCCTGTTCAACATCTCAACCTCACCAATCAGTAAGATCGGACCAACCATCGACCTGATGGGCTTCACCACCACAGCTAACGGTGACTTCTACGCCTCCGGGCACCCCGGACAAGGCACGGATCTGCCGGACCCAGTAGGACTCATCCGATCCACCGACGGTGGTCAAACCTGGCAACCCCTGTCCCGCCAAGGCGAATCCGACTTCCACGCCCTAGCCGCCACCGACTCCGGAATCGTGGGATACGACGGGCAACTGCGCACTAGTGAAGACGGCACATCCTGGGGGGCGGTGAACATGTCAGTGCCGGCGTTCAACCTTGCCGCAACACCGCGGGACAGTGTGGTTCTGGCGACCACCGAGGAGGGCCTGCAGCGTTCGACCGACGACGGCCGCACCTGGTCGGCCGTGCCCGGTGCACCCCTCCTAATGCTCACAGCACTCAGCGAAGGCAAGGCCACCGGCATCACACCCGAAGGTGTGGTGTACACCAGCGGCAATGCCGGGGTGACCTGGGTCGAACGCGGGGCCGTTCCCGGGGAACCAGCAGCAATCGCGGCTCATACGCTCGATGACACAACCCTGCGAATATGGGTTGCTACCGGAGACAGCGTCCAGGTCTCCAACGACAACGGCCAAACCTTCACCGACGCCAGATCAAACCACCTGAAATAAAGGCCACACGGAAGGGGAGTCAGGTGTGAAGCCCTCGTACCGTGACCGCCACCAAGCTCGAGACGGCACCCCGGGAGGAGAGCGATCCGGCGGAACTGAGGGCCTTGATGCAGTACCGGGCAAGATCTGTCGGATCCATCGCCAGGTCCGCGGCCTTCTCCTGCGCGTCTGCCCGGATCAGGTCTGCGATAAATGCCTCAAGGTGCTGATGCGCATGGTCGATATGGCTGCCCTGATGCAACACCGGGGTTGATGTGTCGTGGCCCGGCCTGTCATAGATCATCAGCGCATAGGCCTCAAGCACCGCCTGCAATTGTCGTCCCGTGCCAGCTGTCTCACGGCCTATCCCCTCGAGCCCAGCCAGATGCTCACGGACCTGCCGTTCGTGCCAGGCGGCCAGCAGCGATTCAACGTCAGGAAAATACTTATACAGCGTGGCCCGGGTAACCCCCGCATATCCGGCCACT
This genomic interval carries:
- a CDS encoding four-helix bundle copper-binding protein, which encodes MTHHVTSMLDTYPKDLGGMDKQKLAECIEVCFECAQTCTACADACLSEDMVAELTKCIRTNLDCADICGTTGKILSRHTGYDANLTRAVLEACRVACKACGDECEEHAGMHDHCRICAEACRRCEKACAELLSSLG
- a CDS encoding DUF305 domain-containing protein, which gives rise to MSNTENKQSHEQGQDEQKSHQMRNMYLRFGAMILTAMVVMYFVMFIGSYEWSHVRWSESRMFMALTMGGTMGLIMLAWMLNMYKNTKANVALVVASLLLLGGGAFLDRSQTTVQDQAFMSAMIPHHSLAITRSERSELADVRVCQLAVEISEAQRREIFEMDWLIEDIEQNGIAATAQEAEDRPVPEYEEAAERECAGG
- a CDS encoding heavy-metal-associated domain-containing protein; translated protein: MTGLTCGSCASRVTSAVGALDEVKDVQIDFVSGGASTVTVLSSQPVPSAGVRSAVEQGRLSTH
- a CDS encoding copper-translocating P-type ATPase, whose product is MKHQTHTGPVTGDHDTHGQAMPTQEPASALDTDQHGGHGTHAGHADADHEVHTHGQHAGHSTAMFKNRFWISLVLTVPVVLFSHMFAMIVGYTPPEFPGSMWVSPVLGTVIFIYGGAPFLKGGLTELKSRQPGMMLLIAMAISVAFIASWITTLGVGNFNLDFWWELALLVVIMLLGHWMEMRALGSAAGALDALAALLPDEADKVTESGIETVPISSLATGDVVLVRSGARVPVDGNIVDGTAEFDESMITGESRTVSRTIGETVVAGTVATDNAVRVKVAAVGSDTTLAGIQRLVAEAQASSSKAQALADRAAALLFYFALGAGILTFIAWLLLGSPDGAVIRTVTVLVIACPHALGLAIPLVIAISTERAAKSGVLIKNRMALERMRTIDVVLFDKTGTLTEGRHAVTATITTGGVSDAEMLALAAAVESDSEHPVARAIVHAATNHQEASAYGYRGTGFSSMTGRGVRATVNGSKIAVGGPNLLKELNLETPAEMTGTIQEWVGRGASVLHVVRDGAIIGAVRLEDRVRDESRSAVKALQERGVKVAMITGDARQVADAVGAELGIDEVFADVLPQDKDSKVAELQSRGLKVAMVGDGVNDAPALARSEVGIAIGAGTDVAMESAGVVLAGNDPRSVLAMIDLSRASYRKMIQNLVWATGYNVLAVPLAAGVLAFAGFVLSPAAGAVLMSVSTIVVALNAQLLRRIDLSPERITA
- a CDS encoding DUF305 domain-containing protein, with translation MKRYLSRPALSIAAVITLAACGADAETAAPVGDPTASTPAATTTTAEPSTDVSEEHNDADVMFAQMMIPHHQQAVEMSEIILAKENINPEVTELATQIKDAQGPEIETMTGWLEAWGEPVGGMESHDMGSMGGGMDGMMSEDQMAGLEAAEGEEAARMFLEFMTEHHNGAVDMAQEEIDDGENPEAIALAETIVETQQAEIQEMEELLAEL
- a CDS encoding F510_1955 family glycosylhydrolase — its product is MSRPYPHFTHPETVRTKALAAGAAGALLLTSCSPPAAPPTEAPTATSYPSGHIHGMSVDPATNQVLLATHDGLFNISTSPISKIGPTIDLMGFTTTANGDFYASGHPGQGTDLPDPVGLIRSTDGGQTWQPLSRQGESDFHALAATDSGIVGYDGQLRTSEDGTSWGAVNMSVPAFNLAATPRDSVVLATTEEGLQRSTDDGRTWSAVPGAPLLMLTALSEGKATGITPEGVVYTSGNAGVTWVERGAVPGEPAAIAAHTLDDTTLRIWVATGDSVQVSNDNGQTFTDARSNHLK
- a CDS encoding TetR/AcrR family transcriptional regulator, with translation MPKLWTETVEGHRHAVRTAVLDAVAALVAETGFSGVSMTRVAGYAGVTRATLYKYFPDVESLLAAWHERQVREHLAGLEGIGRETAGTGRQLQAVLEAYALMIYDRPGHDTSTPVLHQGSHIDHAHQHLEAFIADLIRADAQEKAADLAMDPTDLARYCIKALSSAGSLSSRGAVSSLVAVTVRGLHT